A portion of the Bacteroides faecium genome contains these proteins:
- a CDS encoding SusC/RagA family TonB-linked outer membrane protein, translated as MKHIYRRFILSAVLVLPVVISAGAQELAGNNTSSLQNDSLVQVAFRKVSQNDLLGGTSVVNVEELTKKNYDTWSLAGMQGYIGGYNGNSLWGMDEKLILVDGVPRNIDYISPTEISQITFLKGAQAVVLYGSRAAKGVIMITTKRGKSTDLQVDVRANTGFYVAKSYPEYLGSAEYMTLYNEARANDGLGALYSAEDIYHYGSGENPYRYANVNMYSSDYIKKAYNRSDVTAEISGGNHRAHFYTNINYLRSNDVFKIGEAKHNGTNGLNIRGNVDLTLNDFITAYVNAKVSFYSRRSANGSYYWSAASTLRPNRISPLIPLSYIDANAASAWDLVANSNNIVDGKYFLAGTQSDMTNVFGDYYASGYSKATDRSFQFDAGVNIGLDKVLKGLSFHTRFSVDYSTAYITSYNNSYATYAPTWSNNGGKDIIVGLTKYNEDKKSGVQNISGSSDNQTVLFSGQFDYENTFNDDHHLAAMLIVSGYQQSYSGEYHKTSNVNLGMQLGYNFRNKYYADFGGAVIHSAKLAPGHRNAFSPSLTLGWKLSNESFLENSPAVDELMLSVSGSILNTDLGIDNYYMYDGYYNQSDGAWWGWRESVSLHSTNSKQGANEDLSFIKRKELSVNLKTSLWNRMITADASFFVNSIEGKIVTSTTQYPEYFFTYYPTASFRPYINYDNDRRMGFDFNVNYNKRFGKVDFTAGVTGTYYTTKATKRDELYQDKYQYRKGYAVDGIWGLQCIGFFKDEQDIIDSPEQRLGGTIRPGDLKYVDQNNDGIIDDKDQVYLARGGWYGAPLALGINLTAKWKGLTFFVLGTGEFGGHAMKNNESYYWISGEDKYSAVVRGRWTPETAATATYPRLTTESGTNNFYSSDFWMYKTDAFRLAKVQVTYDLPSKWFKNSFVHGVSAYISGSDLLTISKERKALELNVGSNPQCRFYNLGVTATF; from the coding sequence ATATAGAAGATTCATTCTCAGTGCAGTGCTTGTTTTACCGGTTGTTATTTCTGCCGGTGCACAAGAGTTGGCAGGGAATAATACAAGTTCGCTGCAAAACGATTCGTTGGTGCAGGTAGCTTTCCGAAAGGTTTCTCAGAATGATTTATTAGGGGGCACCTCAGTAGTAAACGTGGAGGAATTGACGAAGAAAAATTACGATACATGGAGCTTGGCTGGTATGCAGGGATATATTGGCGGTTACAATGGAAATTCATTGTGGGGAATGGATGAAAAGCTGATATTGGTGGACGGAGTACCTCGTAATATTGATTATATTTCTCCTACGGAAATCAGCCAGATAACCTTTTTGAAAGGTGCGCAAGCTGTGGTGCTCTATGGTAGTCGTGCGGCTAAAGGAGTAATTATGATTACAACCAAAAGAGGTAAGAGTACGGATCTTCAAGTAGATGTACGTGCCAATACAGGGTTTTATGTCGCAAAGAGTTATCCCGAATATTTAGGTTCGGCCGAATACATGACTCTTTATAATGAAGCACGTGCCAATGACGGGCTCGGTGCTCTCTATAGCGCGGAGGATATTTACCATTATGGATCCGGTGAGAATCCTTATCGTTATGCTAATGTGAATATGTATTCGTCGGACTATATCAAGAAGGCATATAATCGTTCGGATGTTACAGCCGAAATTTCGGGTGGCAATCACCGTGCCCATTTTTATACGAATATAAATTATCTCCGTTCCAATGACGTTTTCAAAATCGGTGAAGCGAAGCATAATGGGACCAATGGTTTAAATATTCGCGGTAACGTAGATTTGACATTAAATGACTTTATTACAGCTTATGTAAATGCTAAGGTATCTTTCTATTCACGTCGTAGTGCCAATGGCTCTTATTATTGGAGTGCGGCATCTACATTGCGTCCCAATCGTATTTCTCCGTTGATTCCGTTGAGCTATATTGATGCAAATGCAGCCAGTGCATGGGATTTGGTGGCGAATAGCAATAATATAGTTGATGGAAAATACTTTCTGGCAGGGACACAATCTGATATGACAAATGTATTTGGCGATTATTATGCTTCAGGTTATAGCAAAGCAACAGATCGTTCGTTCCAGTTTGATGCGGGAGTGAACATTGGTTTGGACAAGGTGTTGAAAGGACTCTCTTTTCATACTCGGTTTTCTGTAGATTACTCTACTGCTTATATTACTTCTTATAATAACAGCTATGCCACATATGCTCCTACCTGGTCTAATAATGGGGGGAAAGATATTATTGTCGGTTTGACAAAATACAATGAGGATAAGAAATCCGGTGTGCAGAATATCAGCGGCAGTTCGGATAACCAGACTGTTTTATTCTCCGGCCAGTTCGATTATGAGAACACTTTTAATGATGATCATCATTTGGCTGCCATGTTAATAGTCTCCGGTTATCAACAAAGTTATTCAGGAGAATATCATAAGACAAGCAATGTAAATTTGGGCATGCAGTTGGGATATAACTTCCGCAATAAATATTATGCCGATTTTGGTGGGGCTGTTATACATTCTGCAAAGTTGGCTCCGGGACATCGTAATGCTTTCTCACCTTCTTTGACATTGGGCTGGAAATTATCAAACGAGAGCTTCCTGGAAAATTCTCCGGCAGTGGACGAACTGATGTTGAGTGTGTCCGGCAGTATCTTGAATACGGATTTGGGAATTGACAACTATTATATGTATGATGGTTATTACAACCAGTCGGACGGTGCATGGTGGGGATGGCGCGAGAGTGTATCCCTACACTCTACTAATTCCAAACAAGGGGCGAATGAAGACTTGAGCTTTATCAAGCGTAAAGAGCTTTCAGTTAATCTGAAAACTTCTTTATGGAACCGGATGATAACAGCGGATGCATCTTTCTTTGTTAATTCAATCGAAGGTAAAATCGTGACTTCTACTACTCAGTATCCGGAGTATTTCTTCACTTATTATCCGACCGCTTCGTTTCGTCCGTACATCAACTACGATAATGACCGTCGCATGGGATTTGATTTCAACGTAAACTACAACAAACGTTTTGGCAAGGTTGATTTTACAGCGGGCGTTACCGGAACTTACTATACAACGAAAGCTACCAAGCGGGATGAATTATATCAGGATAAATACCAATATCGTAAAGGATATGCTGTTGACGGTATTTGGGGATTACAGTGCATCGGATTCTTCAAGGATGAGCAGGACATCATCGATTCTCCAGAACAGCGTCTTGGCGGTACAATAAGACCGGGTGATTTGAAGTATGTAGATCAGAATAATGACGGTATAATTGATGATAAAGATCAGGTTTATCTGGCTCGTGGCGGTTGGTATGGAGCTCCCTTGGCGTTGGGTATAAACTTGACTGCTAAATGGAAAGGATTAACTTTCTTTGTATTGGGTACAGGTGAGTTTGGCGGACATGCCATGAAAAACAACGAGTCTTATTATTGGATATCCGGTGAAGATAAATACTCGGCAGTAGTCCGGGGGCGTTGGACTCCGGAAACGGCAGCAACAGCTACTTATCCGCGTCTGACTACAGAAAGTGGAACTAATAACTTTTATTCTTCCGACTTCTGGATGTATAAGACGGATGCTTTCCGTCTGGCAAAAGTACAGGTCACGTATGACCTGCCTTCCAAGTGGTTTAAGAATAGTTTTGTTCATGGAGTATCCGCATATATCAGCGGTTCTGATTTGCTCACAATATCCAAGGAACGCAAGGCACTGGAATTGAATGTTGGCTCCAACCCGCAATGCCGCTTCTATAATTTAGGTGTGACTGCAACTTTCTAA
- a CDS encoding RagB/SusD family nutrient uptake outer membrane protein has protein sequence MKNIFKLLAFLPLLTACDDLFEPALENNRDLEAMYKEPSYAQGILANAYIILPYETSPTSDLATDDAVTNEISSNYLRMATGSWTANNNPVSQWQNRFNAIQYINLFLENVDKVEWAKDERISTMFLDRLKGEAYGLRALHMYYLLRAHGGKIADGTLMGVPIILKSEGPDADFNHARATYSDCVKQIMEDADKAIELLPLDYKKFADSEIPEKYKNIGVTNASDYRRVCGEEYRGLMSGRIALAVRAQTALLAASPAFQSGSGMTWEQAADYAAEIIEKANGGGGCGLDADGLEWYTLADKDYGTGGSPAEVIWRSSTDDNNTLETANFPPSLYGNGRVNPTQNLVDAFPMANGYPISETSGNYDAETPYDNRDPRLAKYIVYNSSKQGPSDTEIITGTYGTNTDVVNKESGRSTRTGYYLRKLLRKECNPNSQYNTKKKHYTARIRYTEMFLIYAEAANEAWGPQNNHGHLFSAYDVIKAIRTRADLGMDNGDAYLESIKDNKDKMRELIRNERRIELCFENFRFWDLRRWNVDLTKLNETALGVEISKNGSVMNYSPLTVEKRKYEEYMIYGPIPFAEVMKWSNLEQNVGWK, from the coding sequence ATGAAAAATATATTCAAATTATTGGCTTTCTTACCTCTGCTGACTGCTTGTGACGATTTGTTTGAACCGGCACTGGAGAACAACAGAGATCTTGAGGCTATGTATAAAGAACCGAGCTATGCGCAGGGTATACTTGCGAACGCTTATATTATACTTCCTTACGAAACTTCACCTACAAGTGACTTGGCTACGGATGATGCTGTGACTAATGAGATTTCCAGTAACTATCTGCGGATGGCTACAGGTTCCTGGACTGCCAATAATAATCCGGTTTCCCAATGGCAGAATCGTTTCAATGCTATCCAGTATATCAATCTTTTTTTGGAGAATGTGGATAAGGTAGAATGGGCGAAAGACGAACGTATCTCTACCATGTTTCTTGATCGTTTGAAAGGAGAGGCTTATGGGTTGCGTGCATTGCATATGTATTATTTGTTACGTGCACATGGTGGTAAGATTGCGGACGGCACATTGATGGGAGTACCTATTATTTTGAAATCGGAAGGACCGGATGCGGATTTTAATCATGCTCGTGCCACTTATTCCGATTGCGTGAAGCAAATAATGGAAGATGCTGATAAGGCTATCGAATTATTGCCGCTCGATTATAAGAAATTTGCAGATAGTGAGATACCGGAAAAATATAAAAACATCGGTGTGACGAATGCGAGTGATTATCGGCGTGTTTGTGGTGAAGAATATAGAGGGTTGATGAGCGGACGGATTGCATTGGCAGTCCGTGCACAAACGGCTCTGTTAGCTGCCAGTCCGGCATTTCAAAGCGGGTCGGGAATGACTTGGGAACAAGCTGCCGATTATGCTGCTGAAATTATAGAGAAAGCTAACGGTGGCGGCGGCTGCGGGCTGGATGCAGATGGATTGGAGTGGTATACACTTGCGGATAAAGATTATGGAACGGGCGGCAGTCCCGCCGAGGTTATTTGGCGTAGTAGTACAGATGATAATAATACATTGGAAACAGCTAACTTCCCTCCATCACTTTACGGAAACGGTCGTGTCAATCCTACCCAGAATCTGGTGGATGCCTTTCCTATGGCGAACGGTTACCCTATTTCTGAAACATCAGGCAATTACGATGCAGAAACCCCGTATGATAACCGTGATCCGCGTTTGGCAAAATACATCGTTTACAATAGTAGCAAGCAAGGTCCTAGTGATACGGAAATTATTACAGGGACTTACGGAACGAATACAGACGTTGTGAATAAGGAAAGCGGAAGGTCTACTCGTACAGGTTATTACTTGCGGAAACTATTGCGTAAAGAGTGTAACCCTAATTCACAGTATAATACAAAGAAGAAGCATTATACCGCACGTATCCGTTATACAGAGATGTTTCTGATTTATGCGGAGGCGGCTAATGAGGCTTGGGGACCACAGAATAATCATGGACATCTTTTTAGTGCTTATGATGTAATCAAAGCCATTCGTACGCGTGCCGATTTAGGTATGGATAATGGAGATGCTTATTTGGAGAGCATAAAGGATAATAAAGACAAGATGCGTGAACTAATCCGTAATGAACGCCGTATCGAACTTTGTTTTGAGAATTTCCGTTTTTGGGATTTACGTCGCTGGAATGTTGATTTGACCAAACTGAATGAAACTGCTCTTGGGGTGGAAATAAGCAAGAATGGTTCTGTAATGAACTACTCTCCGCTTACGGTAGAGAAAAGAAAGTATGAGGAGTATATGATTTACGGGCCAATACCTTTTGCTGAAGTAATGAAGTGGAGCAATCTGGAACAGAATGTCGGTTGGAAATAA